A section of the Gallus gallus isolate bGalGal1 chromosome 4, bGalGal1.mat.broiler.GRCg7b, whole genome shotgun sequence genome encodes:
- the LOC112532415 gene encoding uncharacterized protein LOC112532415 isoform X2 has translation MPTTDMTALGAPRRPATAALLGPAAAASSPLRSTSHQPAAARLCAGALCRPAGSPPGAGSGFGSFRKGSGRAGGGRRAFQKDLETAGGGVTRAPPRAARQYCGGARPAPLRGPRALPRSLSGIRPCFPQAALPSRREGAQDLLTPAAGSGFPVINSLSAELCVPVRIHPC, from the exons ATGCCGACCACAGACATGACTGCGCTGGGTGCTCCCCGCCGGCCTGCGACCGCTGCGCTGCTGGGaccggccgccgccgcctctTCCCCACTGCGGAGCACCAGCCACCAACCGGCGGCTGCTCGCCTCTGCGCAGGCGCGCTGTGCCGGCCGGCGGGCAGTCCGCCGGGCGCCGGCTCCGGCTTCGGCAGTTTCCGGAAGGGCTCGGGCCGCGCGGGCGGCGGGCGCCGCGCATTCCAGAAAGATCTGGAAACGGCGGGAGGCGGTGTCACCAGagcgccgccccgcgccgcgcgtCAGTACtgcggcggggcccggcccgcccccTTAAGGGGGCCGCGCGCTCTCCCTCGCTCCCTCAGCGGCATTCGTCCGTGCTTCCCTCAGGCGGCTTTGCCTTCTCGGAGAGAAGGGGCGCAAGACCTGCTTACCCCCGCTGCAG GATCAGGATTCCCTGTAATTAATTCCCtgagtgctgagctctgtgtcCCAGTAAGAATCCATCCATGTTAA
- the LOC112532415 gene encoding uncharacterized protein LOC112532415 isoform X5 — protein sequence MPTTDMTALGAPRRPATAALLGPAAAASSPLRSTSHQPAAARLCAGALCRPAGSPPGAGSGFGSFRKGSGRAGGGRRAFQKDLETAGGGVTRAPPRAARQYCGGARPAPLRGPRALPRSLSGIRPCFPQAALPSRREGAQDLLTPAAGDTVAPFYSTGENENQR from the exons ATGCCGACCACAGACATGACTGCGCTGGGTGCTCCCCGCCGGCCTGCGACCGCTGCGCTGCTGGGaccggccgccgccgcctctTCCCCACTGCGGAGCACCAGCCACCAACCGGCGGCTGCTCGCCTCTGCGCAGGCGCGCTGTGCCGGCCGGCGGGCAGTCCGCCGGGCGCCGGCTCCGGCTTCGGCAGTTTCCGGAAGGGCTCGGGCCGCGCGGGCGGCGGGCGCCGCGCATTCCAGAAAGATCTGGAAACGGCGGGAGGCGGTGTCACCAGagcgccgccccgcgccgcgcgtCAGTACtgcggcggggcccggcccgcccccTTAAGGGGGCCGCGCGCTCTCCCTCGCTCCCTCAGCGGCATTCGTCCGTGCTTCCCTCAGGCGGCTTTGCCTTCTCGGAGAGAAGGGGCGCAAGACCTGCTTACCCCCGCTGCAG GTGACACCGTTGCACCCTTTTATTCCACTGGAGAGAACGAAAATCAGCGCTGA
- the LOC112532415 gene encoding uncharacterized protein LOC112532415 isoform X4, whose amino-acid sequence MPTTDMTALGAPRRPATAALLGPAAAASSPLRSTSHQPAAARLCAGALCRPAGSPPGAGSGFGSFRKGSGRAGGGRRAFQKDLETAGGGVTRAPPRAARQYCGGARPAPLRGPRALPRSLSGIRPCFPQAALPSRREGAQDLLTPAAAGDTVAPFYSTGENENQR is encoded by the exons ATGCCGACCACAGACATGACTGCGCTGGGTGCTCCCCGCCGGCCTGCGACCGCTGCGCTGCTGGGaccggccgccgccgcctctTCCCCACTGCGGAGCACCAGCCACCAACCGGCGGCTGCTCGCCTCTGCGCAGGCGCGCTGTGCCGGCCGGCGGGCAGTCCGCCGGGCGCCGGCTCCGGCTTCGGCAGTTTCCGGAAGGGCTCGGGCCGCGCGGGCGGCGGGCGCCGCGCATTCCAGAAAGATCTGGAAACGGCGGGAGGCGGTGTCACCAGagcgccgccccgcgccgcgcgtCAGTACtgcggcggggcccggcccgcccccTTAAGGGGGCCGCGCGCTCTCCCTCGCTCCCTCAGCGGCATTCGTCCGTGCTTCCCTCAGGCGGCTTTGCCTTCTCGGAGAGAAGGGGCGCAAGACCTGCTTACCCCCGCTGCAG CAGGTGACACCGTTGCACCCTTTTATTCCACTGGAGAGAACGAAAATCAGCGCTGA